A genomic window from Halomonas sp. LR3S48 includes:
- a CDS encoding LysR family transcriptional regulator, which produces MADVNIHSLKALAVFKTLFEAGTASQAARTLGITQSGVSRSLAQLEENLGIQLFLREKNRLVATPEARELYDEILRLMGNIEELRHSVLALKEFGTSRLRIAAVSGLSFGFVPRLVAALLEENRQFSVSLDMMSSHEVQLAVESSHADIGFVTLPITSRVLRVEPWFTTEAVCLVPQEHPLAAQERIDVQDLRDQHLVISNQPSISTNPLLELTARHRVQIAGKTEANIGTITALVASHVGITVMNPITAQDQLAPRDGVVMRPFTPAMTFSFGLVYRNDWKQAKVLDFLRGRGRAQLAGYPCVALDEFLSE; this is translated from the coding sequence ATGGCAGATGTCAACATCCACTCGCTCAAGGCGCTGGCGGTCTTCAAGACACTATTCGAGGCCGGCACCGCTTCCCAGGCGGCGCGTACCCTGGGCATCACCCAGTCTGGCGTGAGCCGCTCGCTAGCACAGCTTGAGGAGAATCTGGGTATTCAGCTATTCCTGCGCGAGAAGAACCGCCTGGTAGCCACGCCCGAGGCGCGTGAACTCTACGACGAGATCCTGCGCCTGATGGGAAATATCGAAGAGCTGCGCCACAGTGTGCTAGCGCTCAAGGAGTTTGGCACCTCGCGGTTACGCATCGCCGCGGTGTCCGGGCTGTCGTTCGGCTTCGTGCCTCGCCTAGTGGCGGCGCTGTTGGAGGAGAACCGGCAGTTCAGCGTCAGTCTCGACATGATGTCGAGTCATGAGGTACAGCTGGCAGTGGAGTCGAGCCACGCCGATATCGGTTTCGTCACCCTGCCCATTACCTCGCGCGTCCTGAGGGTAGAGCCCTGGTTTACCACCGAGGCGGTGTGCCTGGTGCCGCAGGAGCACCCCTTGGCGGCACAGGAGCGGATCGACGTGCAGGATCTGCGCGACCAGCATCTGGTGATCAGCAACCAGCCCAGTATCAGCACCAATCCCCTGCTGGAACTGACCGCTCGGCACCGGGTGCAGATCGCCGGCAAGACGGAAGCCAATATCGGCACCATCACGGCGCTGGTGGCCAGCCACGTCGGCATCACGGTAATGAACCCGATCACCGCCCAGGACCAGCTCGCTCCGCGCGATGGCGTGGTGATGCGGCCCTTCACGCCGGCCATGACGTTCAGCTTCGGGCTGGTCTATCGCAACGACTGGAAGCAGGCGAAGGTGCTCGATTTCCTGCGCGGGAGGGGCAGGGCGCAGCTGGCAGGCTATCCCTGCGTGGCGCTGGACGAGTTCTTGAGCGAGTGA